Proteins encoded within one genomic window of Humulus lupulus chromosome 1, drHumLupu1.1, whole genome shotgun sequence:
- the LOC133803869 gene encoding pentatricopeptide repeat-containing protein At4g39530 produces the protein MINLIFRLKQPYSIIPRHAFNFSALASENQQLRTRRRSLANLLQLSSSGKPILHYKKVHARFVVLGFQYDVFLANFLLRYFSKSNCLHDARKLFDKMPNRNSITWTTLVSMYVQQGFYEEALVLFLEFRRSCDWKASEHVLASIIRGCTQWGWVGQGCQVHGFVIKTGFEQEVYVGTSLIDFYAKQGDIEEARLIFNGLLVRTNVTWTTIITGYVKAGKSEVSLQLFYQMTEANTLPDKYVTCSVLSACAMLKFIEIGKQLHAYVLRMGIEMDVSVLNALIDFYGKCSKVQAGRRLFDHMVVKNIISWTTMIAGYMKNSYDLEAMKLFFEMAKLSWKPDEFACTSVLTSCGSVEALKHGRQVHAYTIKVNLEYNDFVKNGLIDMYAKCYSLADARRIFDGMSDPSVISYNAMIEGYSRQQKLCEAIDLFCSMRHRLSKPGLLTYVSLLGVSAALFNLKLSQQIHCLISKCGFSLDIFASSALIDVYSKCAYIRDARLVFEEMNEKDIVVWNAMFFGYVQRSESEEALKLYFDLQLSGQNPDDFTFVALLTATSVLASLRHGQKLHNQVIKVGLDFDSFITSSLVDMYAKCGSIEEACKTFSYTSWRDVVCWNSMISTYAHHGEAKKALQIFERMINEGIEPNYITFVGVLSACSHGGLVEDGLGYFESMPQFGIEPGTDHYACIVSLLGRAGKLLEAKEFIEKMSIKPAAVVWRSLLSACRVAGNIELGEYAAEKAFSSNPVDSGSYILLSNIFASKGMWVDVRRVRQKMDFSGVVKEAGQSWIELNNEVHTFVARDTCHTESDTIFSVLDSLMLEMKGVGYVPNNKIPLVND, from the coding sequence ATGATAAACCTCATATTTCGCCTGAAACAACCTTACAGCATCATACCCAGACATGCTTTCAACTTCTCCGCCTTGGCATCAGAAAACCAACAACTTCGAACCAGAAGGCGTTCGTTGGCCAACCTCTTACAGCTCAGTTCCTCGGGAAAACCCATTTTGCACTACAAGAAAGTTCATGCCCGATTTGTGGTGTTGGGTTTTCAGTATGATGTTTTTCTTGCCAACTTTCTCTTACGGTATTTCTCAAAATCCAATTGTCTTCATGATGCGCGGAAGCTGTTCGATAAAATGCCTAATAGGAATTCAATAACTTGGACCACATTGGTTTCAATGTATGTCCAGCAGGGGTTCTATGAAGAAGCATTGGTACTCTTCTTAGAGTTTCGGAGAAGTTGTGATTGGAAAGCTAGTGAGCATGTCTTAGCTAGCATCATCCGCGGGTGTACACAGTGGGGTTGGGTTGGTCAAGGTTGCCAAGTACATGGTTTTGTTATTAAGACGGGTTTTGAGCAAGAAGTCTATGTGGGTACTTCTTTGATTGACTTTTACGCTAAACAGGGCGATATAGAAGAAGCGAGATTGATATTCAATGGTTTGTTGGTAAGAACTAATGTTACTTGGACTACGATTATTACAGGGTATGTAAAAGCTGGAAAAAGTGAAGTGTCTTTGCAGTTGTTTTACCAAATGACAGAAGCCAATACTCTTCCTGACAAATATGTGACATGCAGTGTTTTAAGTGCTTGCGCAATGCTAAAGTTCATTGAAATTGGCAAGCAACTGCATGCTTATGTGTTGAGGATGGGAATAGAAATGGATGTTTCAGTGCTGAATGCGCTTATTGATTTCTATGGGAAGTGTAGTAAAGTTCAAGCAGGACGGAGACTGTTTGATCACATGGTTGTAAAAAACATTATTTCATGGACCACAATGATTGCTGGGTACATGAAAAATTCATATGATTTGGAAGCAATGAAGCTATTTTTTGAAATGGCCAAATTGAGCTGGAAGCCAGACGAATTTGCATGCACTAGTGTTCTTACGTCTTGTGGTTCAGTTGAGGCACTAAAACATGGGAGACAAGTCCATGCTTACACCATCAAAGTTAATCTTGAGTATAACGATTTTGTGAAAAACGGCTTGATTGATATGTATGCAAAATGCTATTCTTTAGCTGATGCCAGAAGAATTTTTGATGGTATGAGTGATCCCAGTGTGATTTCATACAATGCAATGATCGAGGGATATTCAAGACAGCAGAAGTTGTGTGAAGCTATTGATCTTTTTTGTTCTATGAGGCATAGATTGTCTAAACCAGGTCTCCTGACATATGTTAGCCTTCTTGGTGTATCTGCTGCATTATTTAACTTGAAATTGAgccaacaaattcattgtctcaTTAGTAAATGCGGATTTTCTTTGGACATATTTGCTTCTAGTGCTCTAATAGATGTTTATTCCAAGTGTGCTTACATTAGGGATGCTAGACTTGTGTTTGAGGAGATGAATGAAAAAGACATTGTAGTTTGGAATGCAATGTTCTTTGGGTACGTCCAACGATCAGAAAGTGAAGAGGCCTTAAAGCTTTACTTTGATTTGCAGTTATCAGGACAAAATCCTGATGACTTTACTTTTGTTGCGCTGCTTACTGCAACAAGTGTTTTAGCCAGTCTTCGCCATGGCCAAAAGCTCCATAACCAAGTTATCAAGGTGGGTCTTGATTTTGACTCTTTCATTACCAGCTCCCTCGTGGATATGTATGCCAAGTGTGGAAGCATTGAAGAAGCTTGTAAAACATTTTCTTATACTAGTTGGAGAGATGTTGTTTGTTGGAACTCCATGATCTCAACTTATGCACATCATGGAGAAGCAAAGAAAGCTCTTCAGATATTTGAAAGAATGATAAATGAGGGAATTGAGCCTAATTACATCACATTTGTGGGCGTCCTATCAGCCTGTAGCCACGGAGGGCTTGTTGAAGATGGACTTGGCTATTTTGAATCAATGCCTCAATTTGGCATTGAACCAGGGACTGATCATTATGCTTGCATAGTTTCTCTACTGGGACGAGCCGGGAAACTACTTGAGGCTAAGGAATTCATAGAGAAAATGTCAATAAAACCAGCAGCAGTGGTATGGAGGAGTTTGCTAAGTGCATGTAGAGTTGCAGGAAACATAGAATTAGGTGAATACGCTGCAGAAAAGGCATTTTCGAGTAATCCAGTTGATAGTGGATCATATATTTTGCTTTCAAATATTTTTGCATCCAAAGGTATGTGGGTTGATGTGAGAAGGGTGAGGCAGAAAATGGACTTCAGTGGAGTGGTAAAAGAAGCAGGGCAGAGTTGGATTGAATTGAACAATGAAGTCCATACCTTCGTTGCAAGAGACACGTGTCATACTGAGTCCGATACAATTTTTTCAGTTTTAGACAGTTTGATGCTTGAGATGAAAGGAGTAGGATATGTGCCTAACAATAAAATCCCTCTAGTAAATGACTGA